The Burkholderia ambifaria AMMD genome has a segment encoding these proteins:
- a CDS encoding rhodanese-related sulfurtransferase, with protein sequence MTQTADSTSRFPVASYQDVRARLLARDELALIDVREEDPYAQGHPLWAANFPLSKLELDAWTRIPRRDTPIVVFGEAGGEDLAPRAAATLARLGYTDVRLLDGGLAGWLAAGGELFIDVNVPSKSFGEWVEAERHTPSLSAQEVQALIDAQADVVIVDARRFDEYQTMNIPTSTSVPGAELVLRVRALAPNPQTRVVVNCAGRTRSIIGTQSLINAGLPNPVAALRNGTIGWTLAGQTLERGASRRFPDDVDPAQRDEARRAARAVAERAGVPRIALADVAALDEPGRTLYRFDVRTPEEYEAGHLPGFLSTPGGQLVQETDHHAAVRGARIVLADDDGVRADMTASWLAQMGWDVRVVEPAGTAAFVERGQPPRDVPATPEVSEVSPATLAGWLKEAAAGEIAIVDVTTSANYVKRHIPGAWFVVRAQLRDALAAIPPAKRYVFTCGSSLLARFAAHDARALLPASAAISVLTGGTAAWIDAGLPLEHGETHLASPRVDRYRRPYEGTDNAAAAMQAYLDWEYGLVDQLKRDGTHHFRVI encoded by the coding sequence GTGACGCAAACCGCTGATTCCACTTCCCGTTTTCCCGTCGCGTCGTACCAGGACGTACGCGCGCGCCTGCTGGCCCGCGACGAGCTCGCGCTGATCGACGTGCGCGAGGAGGATCCTTACGCGCAGGGCCATCCGCTGTGGGCCGCCAACTTTCCGCTGTCGAAACTCGAACTCGACGCCTGGACGCGCATTCCGCGCCGCGACACGCCGATCGTCGTGTTCGGCGAAGCCGGCGGCGAGGATCTCGCGCCGCGTGCGGCCGCGACGCTCGCGCGGCTCGGCTATACCGACGTGCGCCTGCTCGACGGCGGCCTCGCGGGCTGGCTCGCCGCGGGCGGCGAGCTGTTCATCGACGTGAACGTGCCGAGCAAGTCGTTCGGCGAATGGGTCGAGGCCGAGCGGCATACGCCGTCGCTGTCCGCGCAGGAAGTGCAGGCGCTGATCGACGCGCAGGCCGACGTCGTGATCGTCGACGCGCGCCGCTTCGACGAATACCAGACGATGAACATCCCGACGTCGACGAGCGTGCCGGGTGCGGAACTCGTGCTGCGCGTGCGTGCGCTCGCGCCGAACCCGCAGACTCGGGTCGTGGTGAACTGCGCGGGTCGCACGCGGAGCATCATCGGCACGCAGTCGCTGATCAACGCCGGGCTGCCGAACCCGGTCGCCGCGCTGCGCAACGGCACGATCGGCTGGACGCTCGCCGGCCAGACGCTGGAGCGCGGCGCGTCGCGACGCTTTCCCGACGACGTCGATCCCGCGCAGCGCGACGAAGCCCGCCGCGCCGCACGCGCGGTGGCCGAGCGTGCAGGCGTGCCGCGCATCGCGCTCGCGGACGTCGCCGCGCTCGACGAACCGGGCCGCACGCTGTACCGCTTCGACGTGCGCACGCCGGAGGAATACGAGGCCGGCCACCTGCCGGGCTTTCTGAGCACGCCGGGCGGCCAGCTCGTGCAGGAGACCGACCATCACGCGGCCGTGCGCGGCGCGCGGATCGTGCTGGCCGACGACGACGGCGTGCGCGCGGACATGACCGCGTCGTGGCTCGCGCAGATGGGCTGGGACGTACGCGTGGTCGAGCCGGCCGGCACGGCGGCGTTCGTGGAGCGCGGCCAGCCTCCGCGCGACGTGCCGGCGACGCCGGAGGTCAGCGAAGTATCACCCGCGACGCTCGCGGGGTGGCTGAAGGAGGCGGCTGCGGGCGAGATCGCGATCGTCGACGTGACGACCAGCGCGAACTACGTGAAGCGCCATATTCCCGGCGCGTGGTTCGTCGTGCGCGCGCAGTTGCGTGACGCGCTCGCCGCGATCCCGCCGGCGAAGCGCTACGTGTTCACGTGCGGATCGAGCCTGCTCGCGCGGTTCGCGGCGCACGACGCGCGTGCGTTGCTGCCGGCTTCCGCGGCCATCTCGGTGCTGACGGGCGGCACGGCAGCGTGGATCGACGCGGGGCTGCCGCTCGAGCACGGCGAAACGCATCTCGCGTCGCCGCGTGTCGACCGTTACCGGCGCCCGTACGAAGGCACCGACAACGCGGCCGCCGCGATGCAGGCGTATCTCGACTGGGAATACGGGTTGGTCGATCAGTTGAAGCGGGACGGCACGCATCATTTTCGCGTGATCTGA
- a CDS encoding acyl-CoA dehydrogenase family protein — MSASLAASSPPASPQSSLRHLPADDARVAALLERLTPELAADAARNDVDGRFPHENFARLHRAGLIAQVVPREHGGAGATLAQASRIVAAIARADPATALVLTMTYLQHRALGRADHRWPARLRRAVFDSAVDEGALINALRVEPALGSPSRGGLPETVARRDGDGWRLSGHKLYCTGIPALRWLAVWARTDEPEPRVGVFLVPRERHAGDDVRIRVIESWNHLGLRASGSHEVVFDDVRLPADHAVDVRAPDAWAVSAASHADVDAQADQQAWMVALLGSLYDAVARASRDWLLEFATTRAPSGLGAPLATLPRVQEAVGEIEGWLHTNRVLLDAHIARTDAGDAPSVTTSGLVKRTVTEQAIRTVEHALKLSGNHGLSRGNPLERHYRDVLCSRVHTPQDDAIAVAAGRTALEAAARSATPNPDAGGTSRSAPASARHNA; from the coding sequence ATGTCCGCCAGCCTTGCCGCTTCCTCGCCGCCAGCGTCACCACAGTCGTCGCTGCGCCACCTGCCTGCCGACGATGCGCGCGTCGCCGCGCTGCTCGAGCGTCTTACGCCCGAACTCGCGGCCGACGCTGCCCGCAACGATGTCGACGGCCGCTTCCCGCACGAGAACTTCGCGCGGCTGCATCGCGCCGGGCTGATCGCGCAGGTCGTCCCGCGCGAGCATGGCGGTGCGGGCGCGACGCTCGCGCAGGCGAGCCGCATCGTGGCCGCGATCGCGCGCGCCGATCCCGCGACCGCGCTGGTGCTGACGATGACGTATCTGCAGCATCGCGCGCTCGGCCGCGCGGACCACCGCTGGCCGGCGCGCCTGCGGCGTGCGGTGTTCGACAGTGCGGTCGACGAAGGCGCGCTGATCAACGCGCTGCGTGTCGAGCCGGCGCTCGGGTCGCCGTCGCGCGGCGGCCTGCCCGAAACGGTTGCGCGTCGCGACGGCGACGGCTGGCGGCTGTCCGGCCACAAGCTGTACTGCACCGGTATTCCGGCGCTGCGCTGGCTGGCCGTATGGGCGCGCACCGACGAGCCCGAGCCGCGCGTCGGCGTGTTCCTCGTGCCGCGCGAGCGCCACGCTGGGGACGATGTACGCATCCGCGTGATCGAAAGCTGGAATCACCTGGGTCTGCGCGCATCGGGCAGCCATGAGGTCGTGTTCGACGACGTGCGGCTGCCCGCCGATCATGCGGTGGACGTGCGTGCGCCCGATGCGTGGGCCGTGTCGGCCGCGAGTCATGCGGACGTCGACGCGCAGGCCGACCAGCAGGCCTGGATGGTCGCGCTGCTCGGCAGTCTCTACGATGCGGTGGCGCGTGCGTCGCGCGACTGGCTGCTCGAGTTCGCGACGACGCGCGCGCCGAGCGGGCTCGGTGCGCCGCTCGCGACGCTGCCGCGCGTGCAGGAGGCCGTCGGCGAGATCGAAGGGTGGCTGCACACGAACCGCGTGCTGCTCGACGCGCACATCGCACGCACCGATGCCGGCGATGCACCGTCGGTGACGACGAGCGGCCTCGTCAAGCGAACCGTGACGGAACAGGCGATCCGCACCGTCGAACACGCGTTGAAGCTGTCGGGCAATCACGGGCTGAGCCGCGGCAATCCGCTCGAACGTCACTATCGCGACGTGCTGTGCAGCCGCGTGCATACGCCGCAGGACGACGCGATCGCGGTCGCCGCTGGACGGACGGCGCTCGAGGCGGCGGCGCGAAGCGCGACGCCGAATCCGGACGCGGGCGGGACGTCACGCAGCGCGCCGGCATCCGCTCGACACAATGCGTGA
- a CDS encoding glycerophosphodiester phosphodiesterase: MLFMRPTALRCIPFACAAALLLAACGGDDISASDPTQPISVKVQVVGHRGASALRPEHTLASYRKAIEDGADVIEPDLVATRDGVLVARHENEISGTTNVSTLPQFASRKATKTIDGTQLTGWFTEDFTLAELKTLRARERIPQIRPANTAYNDQFEIPTFDEIVALAKQMAAQTGRTIHLYPETKHPTYFQSIGLPLEDRLVDALLKDPYTARTATVYIQSFEVANLKTIRNRIKSSQPNWKLVQLMDEAGQRPYDFVKANDKRTYGDLSTRDGMREIASYANGVGPYKTSIIAVAADGTLQQPTPYVRYAHEAGLVVHPYTFRPENNFLPASLKDGGTPATRNTAGSVREIQAYLRAGIDGFFTDDPAVGRTAVDTFKR; encoded by the coding sequence ATGCTCTTCATGCGCCCGACCGCCCTGCGCTGCATCCCGTTCGCCTGTGCCGCCGCCCTGCTGCTTGCCGCCTGCGGCGGCGACGATATCTCGGCGTCCGATCCCACGCAACCGATCTCCGTGAAGGTGCAGGTGGTCGGCCATCGCGGCGCGAGCGCGCTGCGGCCCGAGCACACGCTCGCGTCGTACCGCAAGGCAATCGAGGACGGTGCGGACGTGATCGAGCCCGACCTCGTCGCGACCCGCGACGGCGTCCTGGTCGCGCGCCACGAAAACGAAATCTCGGGCACGACGAACGTGTCGACGCTGCCGCAGTTCGCGAGCCGCAAGGCGACCAAGACGATCGACGGTACGCAGCTGACCGGCTGGTTCACCGAGGACTTCACGCTCGCGGAGCTGAAGACGCTGCGCGCCCGCGAGCGCATTCCGCAGATCCGTCCGGCGAACACCGCGTACAACGATCAGTTCGAGATCCCGACCTTCGACGAAATCGTCGCACTCGCGAAGCAGATGGCCGCCCAGACCGGCCGCACGATCCACCTGTATCCGGAAACCAAGCACCCGACCTACTTCCAGTCGATCGGCCTGCCGCTCGAGGACCGCCTCGTCGATGCGCTGCTGAAGGATCCGTATACGGCGCGCACGGCGACCGTCTACATCCAGTCGTTCGAAGTCGCGAACCTGAAGACGATCCGCAACCGGATCAAGTCGAGCCAGCCGAACTGGAAGCTCGTGCAGTTGATGGACGAAGCCGGCCAGCGTCCGTACGACTTCGTGAAGGCGAACGACAAGCGCACCTATGGCGACCTGTCGACGCGCGACGGAATGCGCGAGATCGCGTCCTATGCGAACGGCGTCGGGCCGTACAAGACGTCGATCATCGCGGTGGCCGCGGACGGCACGCTGCAGCAGCCGACGCCGTACGTGCGCTACGCGCACGAAGCCGGCCTCGTCGTGCACCCGTACACGTTCCGCCCGGAGAACAACTTCCTGCCCGCGTCGCTGAAGGACGGCGGCACGCCGGCCACGCGCAACACCGCGGGCTCGGTGCGCGAGATCCAGGCTTATCTGCGCGCGGGCATCGACGGCTTCTTCACCGACGATCCGGCCGTGGGACGCACGGCTGTTGATACGTTCAAGCGCTGA
- a CDS encoding class II aldolase/adducin family protein, translating into MSAVLSSSSPARTASGLVLADTPRQHFWFDPPAPRVDVAAERRHRQERLAAAFRLFARFGFASGLAGHITARDPELPDHFWVNPLGVHFSQIKVSDLLLVNARGETAIGNRPLNKAAFAIHAAIHDAHPHLVAAAHTHSTYGKAWSTLGRALDPLTQDACVFYEDHALFDDFTGMVVDTSEGARIAAALVKPDGGTHKGVILKNHGILTAGPTVEAAAWWYIALDNAAHTQLLAEAAGTPQPIDHATARHTHSQIGGPDGALHAFDSLFARVVADEPDLLD; encoded by the coding sequence ATGTCCGCCGTCCTGTCTTCTTCGTCGCCCGCGCGCACCGCGTCGGGCCTCGTCCTCGCCGACACCCCGCGCCAGCATTTCTGGTTCGACCCGCCCGCGCCGCGCGTCGACGTCGCCGCCGAGCGCCGCCACCGGCAGGAGCGGCTCGCGGCCGCGTTCCGCCTGTTCGCGCGCTTCGGCTTCGCGTCGGGCCTCGCCGGCCACATCACCGCGCGCGATCCGGAACTGCCCGACCACTTCTGGGTGAATCCGCTCGGCGTGCATTTCTCGCAGATCAAGGTGTCGGACCTGCTGCTCGTCAACGCGCGCGGTGAAACCGCGATCGGCAACCGACCGCTGAACAAGGCCGCGTTCGCGATCCATGCGGCGATTCACGACGCGCATCCGCACCTCGTCGCGGCCGCGCATACGCACTCGACCTACGGCAAGGCGTGGTCGACGCTCGGCCGCGCGCTCGATCCGCTGACGCAGGACGCGTGCGTGTTCTACGAGGATCACGCGCTGTTCGACGACTTCACGGGCATGGTCGTCGACACGAGCGAAGGCGCGCGGATCGCGGCCGCGCTCGTGAAACCCGACGGCGGCACGCACAAGGGCGTGATCCTGAAGAACCACGGAATCCTGACGGCCGGCCCGACGGTCGAGGCCGCCGCGTGGTGGTACATCGCGCTCGACAATGCCGCGCACACGCAGCTGCTGGCCGAAGCGGCCGGCACGCCGCAACCGATCGATCACGCGACCGCGCGGCACACGCATAGCCAGATCGGCGGCCCCGACGGCGCATTGCATGCGTTCGACAGCCTGTTCGCGCGTGTCGTCGCCGACGAACCCGACCTGCTCGACTGA
- a CDS encoding LysR family transcriptional regulator gives MKISDIDAFAAVVRCQTLSQAATELGMTQPAITRRVQNLEEALGVTLLDRNTKPPRPTDIGRQVFEQCRAILREVDALRELTAGQRPPAGEFRVGLTQGLGELMLPGLIARLAAQWPALTTQVTTAWGGTLVERIARRELDAALVFLAREMVLPPQVAGERLLATRLVAVGRKGDWPRRGYRLADCQARGWVLNPDGCGFRAGLRRALDAQGLPMPVTLDTYGRDLQLQSVANGFGIGLLPLPLLDGSPLRDALDIVPLADFKPQIDLWLLHRQDAARFAAPLAALAAHARTAFALPADAAAHDQAA, from the coding sequence ATGAAAATTAGCGATATCGACGCTTTTGCAGCGGTCGTCCGCTGCCAGACGCTGAGCCAGGCCGCGACCGAGCTCGGGATGACGCAGCCCGCGATCACGCGGCGCGTCCAGAACCTCGAGGAAGCGCTCGGCGTGACGCTGCTCGACCGCAACACGAAGCCGCCGCGACCGACCGACATCGGCCGGCAGGTGTTCGAGCAGTGTCGCGCGATCCTGCGCGAAGTCGATGCACTGCGCGAACTGACGGCCGGCCAGCGGCCGCCCGCCGGCGAATTCCGCGTCGGCCTCACGCAGGGGCTCGGCGAGCTGATGCTGCCGGGCCTGATCGCGCGGCTGGCCGCGCAATGGCCGGCGCTCACCACGCAGGTCACGACCGCCTGGGGCGGCACGCTCGTCGAACGCATCGCGCGCCGCGAGCTCGATGCGGCGCTGGTGTTTCTGGCACGCGAGATGGTGTTGCCGCCGCAGGTCGCGGGCGAACGGCTGCTGGCCACGCGGCTCGTCGCGGTCGGCCGCAAGGGCGACTGGCCGCGCCGCGGCTACCGGCTTGCCGACTGCCAGGCGCGCGGCTGGGTGCTCAATCCCGACGGCTGCGGGTTTCGCGCGGGCCTGCGCCGGGCGCTCGACGCGCAGGGGCTGCCGATGCCGGTCACGCTCGACACTTACGGCCGCGACCTGCAGTTGCAGAGCGTCGCGAACGGCTTCGGCATCGGGTTGCTGCCGCTGCCGCTGCTCGACGGCAGCCCGCTGCGCGACGCGCTCGACATCGTGCCGCTCGCCGATTTCAAGCCGCAGATCGATCTGTGGCTGCTGCACCGGCAGGACGCCGCGCGCTTCGCGGCGCCGCTCGCGGCCCTGGCCGCGCATGCACGCACGGCGTTCGCGCTGCCCGCGGATGCCGCCGCGCACGACCAAGCCGCTTGA
- a CDS encoding ABC transporter ATP-binding protein, whose product MVSAAVLEPSVVTAPRGARIDIRRVSHAFDGPGGPLPVLDDVTLSVAAGEFVALLGPSGCGKSTLLRLVAGLDAARHGTIAQDGAPIERPDPSRIVVFQDPTLYPWRRVRANVALGLEARGVARTAQHRVDDALARVGLQEFSNVFPHQLSGGMAQRVALARALVNDPRLLILDEPLGKLDSLTRLTMQAELTALWQRDGFSALLVTHDVEEALFLAQRVIVFGPRPARIVAELRVDLPYPRHRGDPRLAALRHEALRHLGLDASW is encoded by the coding sequence ATGGTAAGCGCCGCCGTTCTCGAACCCTCCGTTGTCACCGCGCCGCGCGGCGCGCGCATCGACATTCGCCGCGTGAGCCATGCGTTCGACGGCCCCGGCGGCCCGCTGCCGGTGCTCGACGACGTCACGCTGTCGGTCGCGGCCGGCGAATTCGTTGCGCTGCTCGGCCCGAGCGGCTGCGGGAAATCGACGCTGCTGCGGCTCGTCGCGGGCCTCGACGCCGCGCGGCACGGCACGATCGCGCAGGACGGCGCGCCGATCGAACGGCCCGATCCGTCGCGCATCGTCGTGTTCCAGGATCCGACGCTCTACCCGTGGCGCCGGGTGCGCGCGAACGTCGCGCTCGGTCTCGAAGCGCGGGGCGTGGCGCGCACCGCGCAGCATCGCGTCGACGATGCGCTCGCGCGCGTCGGGCTGCAGGAATTCTCCAACGTGTTTCCGCATCAGCTGTCGGGCGGGATGGCGCAGCGCGTCGCGCTCGCCCGCGCGCTCGTCAACGATCCGCGCCTCCTGATCCTCGACGAGCCGCTCGGCAAGCTCGACTCGCTGACGCGCTTGACGATGCAGGCCGAGCTGACCGCGCTGTGGCAACGCGACGGATTCTCCGCGCTGCTCGTCACGCACGATGTCGAGGAAGCGCTGTTTCTCGCGCAACGCGTGATCGTGTTCGGGCCGCGTCCCGCACGCATCGTCGCGGAACTGCGCGTCGACCTGCCCTATCCGCGCCATCGCGGCGACCCGCGTCTCGCCGCGCTGCGCCATGAGGCGCTGCGGCATCTCGGTCTCGATGCGAGCTGGTAG
- a CDS encoding LLM class flavin-dependent oxidoreductase, translating to MSVEFIGMIQSQKQSEIHPPPGPVVDPDYVRDFARAHETAGFDRILVPHHSTGPSATLTIAFAAAATERIHFMLAHRPGFTAPTLAARQIATLDQFSRGRLAVHFISGGSDSEQQRDGDFLDHDARYARTDEYLGILRRIWTETQPFDHDGAHYRFTQGFSEVKPFQQPHVPIYFGGASEAALEVAGKHADVYALWGESLDQVRDLTTRVRAEAAKHGRQVRFSVSFRPILAATEDDAWARAHRILDETRRLREAAGLGTGGPQQSEGARRLLAAAERGSRVDKRLWTEIAKLTGARSNSTALVGTPEQVADALLDYYDLGVTTFLIRGFDPLDDAIDYGRELIPRVRSAVAARDAARRAA from the coding sequence ATGAGCGTCGAATTCATCGGCATGATCCAGAGCCAGAAGCAGTCGGAAATCCATCCGCCCCCCGGCCCCGTCGTCGACCCCGACTACGTGCGCGACTTCGCGCGTGCACACGAAACGGCCGGTTTCGACCGGATCCTCGTCCCTCATCACTCGACCGGCCCGTCGGCGACCCTGACGATCGCGTTCGCCGCCGCGGCGACCGAGCGCATCCATTTCATGCTCGCGCATCGTCCGGGCTTCACCGCGCCGACGCTCGCCGCGCGGCAGATCGCGACGCTCGACCAGTTCAGCCGCGGCCGGCTCGCCGTGCACTTCATCTCCGGCGGCTCGGACAGCGAACAGCAGCGCGACGGCGATTTCCTCGATCACGACGCGCGCTATGCGCGCACCGACGAATACCTCGGCATCCTGCGACGCATCTGGACCGAAACGCAGCCGTTCGATCACGACGGCGCGCACTACCGCTTCACGCAGGGCTTTTCGGAAGTGAAGCCGTTCCAGCAGCCGCACGTGCCGATCTACTTCGGCGGCGCATCGGAGGCGGCGCTGGAAGTCGCCGGCAAGCACGCGGACGTCTATGCGCTGTGGGGCGAATCGCTCGACCAGGTGCGCGACCTGACGACCCGCGTGCGCGCCGAAGCCGCGAAGCACGGCCGCCAGGTGCGCTTCTCCGTGTCGTTCCGGCCGATCCTCGCGGCGACCGAAGACGACGCGTGGGCACGCGCGCACCGGATCCTCGACGAGACGCGCCGGCTGCGCGAAGCGGCCGGCCTCGGCACCGGCGGCCCGCAACAGAGCGAAGGCGCGCGGCGCCTGCTCGCCGCAGCCGAACGCGGCTCGCGGGTCGACAAGCGGCTGTGGACCGAGATCGCGAAGCTCACCGGCGCGCGCTCGAATTCGACCGCGCTGGTCGGCACGCCCGAACAGGTCGCCGACGCGCTGCTCGACTACTACGACCTCGGTGTGACGACGTTCCTGATCCGCGGCTTCGACCCGCTCGACGACGCGATCGACTACGGCCGCGAACTGATTCCGCGCGTACGCAGCGCCGTCGCGGCACGCGACGCGGCGCGCCGCGCAGCCTGA
- a CDS encoding ABC transporter permease — MSTIEHTSTARTASAPAAAPAAATSRAACTACDATLAAEARRARIWPAGVVAAVAWAVLGAITHLWPNRVVGFTDWAYTDTFATAAWTIAALLLIAATLGHRVPATRARLARVRPAGPWLVALPLVLAAWEIVTAKTGWLPTPFFAPPQALIEVYVDDWPRLAGSAGNTLKLLALGFAYGVAVGFAVGVSIGWSRRIGYWVHPVLRVLGPVPATALLPLTFYFFPTSYSAAAFLIALSTGFPVAVLTWSGVASVNRQYYDVARTLGANARFLVLRVAIPAALPHVFVGIFMGLSASFTVLVVAEMMGVKSGLGWYLSWAQGWASYVNMYAALIVMALLFSGLIALLFAVRDRALAWQKGTVKW; from the coding sequence ATGTCGACGATCGAACACACGTCCACCGCCCGCACCGCGTCGGCCCCCGCCGCGGCCCCGGCTGCCGCTACGTCCCGTGCCGCGTGCACGGCCTGCGACGCGACGCTCGCGGCCGAAGCCCGCCGTGCGCGCATCTGGCCGGCCGGCGTCGTCGCGGCGGTCGCATGGGCCGTGCTCGGCGCGATCACGCACCTGTGGCCGAACCGCGTCGTCGGCTTCACCGACTGGGCGTACACCGACACGTTCGCCACCGCCGCGTGGACGATCGCCGCGTTGCTGCTGATCGCGGCGACGCTCGGCCATCGCGTGCCGGCCACGCGCGCACGGCTCGCCCGCGTGCGCCCGGCCGGGCCGTGGCTCGTCGCGCTGCCGCTCGTGCTCGCCGCGTGGGAAATCGTCACCGCGAAGACCGGCTGGCTGCCCACGCCGTTCTTCGCGCCGCCGCAGGCGCTGATCGAGGTCTACGTCGACGACTGGCCGCGCCTCGCCGGCAGCGCCGGCAATACGCTGAAGCTGCTCGCGCTCGGGTTTGCCTACGGCGTCGCGGTCGGGTTCGCGGTGGGCGTGTCGATCGGCTGGTCGCGCCGCATCGGCTACTGGGTGCATCCGGTGCTGCGCGTGCTCGGCCCGGTGCCGGCCACCGCGTTGCTGCCGCTCACGTTCTACTTCTTTCCGACGAGCTATTCGGCCGCCGCGTTCCTGATCGCGCTGTCGACCGGCTTCCCGGTCGCGGTGCTGACGTGGTCGGGCGTCGCGAGCGTGAACCGGCAGTACTACGACGTCGCGCGCACGCTCGGCGCGAACGCGCGCTTCCTGGTGCTGCGCGTCGCGATTCCGGCCGCGCTGCCGCACGTGTTCGTCGGCATCTTCATGGGGCTGAGCGCGTCGTTCACGGTGCTCGTCGTCGCCGAGATGATGGGCGTCAAGTCGGGGCTCGGCTGGTACCTGAGCTGGGCGCAGGGATGGGCATCGTACGTGAACATGTATGCGGCGCTGATCGTGATGGCGCTGCTGTTTTCGGGGCTGATCGCGCTGCTGTTCGCGGTGCGCGACCGTGCGCTCGCGTGGCAGAAAGGAACCGTCAAATGGTAA
- a CDS encoding ABC transporter substrate-binding protein, translated as MTDTTAPAPASAHDDKRRRLLRAAGAAALAAPAITLGRKAWSAPPLKKLTFAWNQNAFCLTPIVVAQEHGFFEKNGLKVELINYSGSTDQLLESIATGKADAAVGMIHRWLKPLEAGFDVKIIGSSHGGCVRLLGAKTAGVTTLQALKGKTVGVSDLAAPGKHFFSILLAKNGIDPERDITWRQYPADLLGVAVDKGEIQAIADGDPNLYLLEKRSNGAYAELATNLSGEYARKVCCVIGARGDLVRNDRPTAAALARSIVQATEYTHDNPNEAAKAFAKYSPKINPDDLRKLYATLTYTHHPTNVDLQQEIAFYADDFRRINVLKKSTDPQRFAQQVYANVLG; from the coding sequence ATGACCGATACCACCGCACCCGCGCCGGCCAGCGCCCATGACGACAAGCGCCGCCGGCTGCTGCGCGCGGCCGGCGCGGCCGCGCTCGCCGCACCGGCGATCACGCTGGGCCGCAAGGCCTGGTCCGCGCCGCCGCTGAAGAAGCTCACGTTCGCGTGGAACCAGAACGCGTTCTGCCTGACGCCGATCGTCGTCGCGCAGGAGCACGGCTTCTTCGAGAAGAACGGGCTGAAGGTCGAGCTGATCAACTACAGCGGGTCGACCGACCAGCTGCTCGAATCGATCGCGACCGGCAAGGCCGACGCGGCGGTCGGGATGATCCACCGCTGGCTGAAGCCGCTCGAAGCCGGCTTCGACGTGAAGATCATCGGCAGCTCGCACGGCGGCTGCGTGCGGCTGCTCGGCGCGAAGACGGCCGGGGTGACGACACTGCAGGCGCTGAAGGGCAAGACGGTCGGCGTCAGCGATCTCGCCGCGCCCGGCAAGCACTTCTTCTCGATCCTGCTCGCGAAGAACGGCATCGACCCCGAGCGCGACATCACGTGGCGGCAGTATCCGGCCGACCTGCTCGGCGTCGCGGTCGACAAGGGCGAGATCCAGGCGATCGCCGACGGCGATCCGAATCTCTACCTGCTCGAGAAACGCAGCAACGGCGCGTATGCGGAACTCGCGACGAACCTGTCCGGCGAATACGCGCGCAAGGTGTGCTGCGTGATCGGCGCGCGCGGCGATCTCGTACGCAACGACCGGCCGACGGCCGCCGCGCTCGCGCGCTCGATCGTCCAGGCCACCGAGTACACGCACGACAACCCGAACGAAGCCGCGAAGGCGTTCGCGAAGTATTCGCCGAAGATCAACCCCGACGACCTGCGCAAGCTGTACGCGACGCTGACCTACACGCACCACCCGACCAACGTCGACCTGCAGCAGGAAATCGCGTTCTATGCGGACGATTTCCGCCGGATCAACGTGTTGAAGAAGAGCACCGACCCGCAGCGCTTCGCGCAGCAGGTCTATGCGAACGTGCTGGGGTGA
- a CDS encoding cysteine dioxygenase has product MSTLSLRQTPLHPFVDGLGALLASGANEARILDEGGALLAALVAHDDWLPDAFAQPDPERYRQYLLHLDPDERFSVVSFVWGPGQTTPIHNHTVWGLIGMLRGGEFSQPYRFDATGKPVPAGDAMRLQPGEVEAVSPRIGDVHRVTNAFADQVSISIHVYGANIGKVERAVFLDDGTVKPFVSGYSNA; this is encoded by the coding sequence ATGAGTACGCTTTCGTTGCGGCAGACGCCGCTGCATCCGTTCGTCGACGGGCTGGGCGCGCTGCTCGCGTCCGGCGCGAACGAGGCGCGCATTCTCGACGAGGGCGGCGCGTTGCTCGCCGCGCTCGTCGCGCACGACGACTGGCTGCCCGACGCGTTCGCGCAGCCCGATCCCGAGCGCTATCGTCAGTACCTGCTGCATCTCGATCCCGACGAGCGGTTTTCCGTCGTCAGCTTCGTGTGGGGCCCCGGTCAGACGACGCCGATCCACAACCACACGGTGTGGGGGCTGATCGGGATGCTGCGCGGCGGCGAGTTTTCGCAGCCGTACCGGTTCGACGCGACCGGCAAGCCGGTGCCGGCGGGCGACGCGATGCGGCTGCAGCCGGGCGAAGTCGAGGCCGTGTCGCCGCGCATCGGTGACGTCCATCGCGTGACCAACGCGTTCGCGGATCAGGTATCGATCAGCATCCACGTGTACGGCGCGAACATCGGCAAGGTCGAACGCGCGGTGTTCCTCGATGACGGGACCGTGAAGCCGTTCGTGTCCGGCTATTCGAACGCGTGA